From Sphingorhabdus sp. SMR4y:
TCACCGGCCTTGAGACCGTCGACAATCTCGATTCTACCGCCGCTCTTTGCTCCGGTCGTAACGGGCCGTGCACGGAAACCAGATTTGGTCTTAACAAACACCACGTTGCGTCCTTCGACGGATTGGACAGCCTCTGCCGGAACAATCAATGCTGTAGACTGATTGCTTGTCGTCTGCTGAAGGATCCGCACTCGCACATATTCTCCGGGGACGAGGGTCGCGCCTGAAGCAGGGGCAAGCACGACAATCGCCGCTCTGTTTTCCGGATCGGCAGCCGGTGTGACTGCCAATACCCGAGCGGATATTTCACCCTCGGGCGTCTCAACCGTGGCCGCTGCCCCCGTGCTGATTTGCCGGGCGTCTTCTGCGGGCACTGCCGCTTCAATTTGAATCAGGTTCGGATTAGCGATTCGGAACAGTTCATCCTGTGCGGTCACATAGGAGCCCAGAATCGCCGGACTTGATGTTATCCGGCCGCCAATCGGTGAGCGCACAGCGATGAAGCGTCCGCTGACACCCGCTGCAGCCGCCGCTTGGCTCGCCCGCCTTGCTTCTGCTGAGGCCTGCTGATTTTCTGCTCTCGCCGTTTCAAGATCTGCCCGAGCGGTGATTTTTTCATCGTAAAGGCGCTGCTCCCGGTTCAACTGCGACCGTGTCAGCGCGGCCCGGGAAGCTGCCGATGTCACCTCAGAGCTGATTGCAGCAGCCTCACGGCTTTCTATGGTAGCGACAGTCTCACCGCGCCGAACCGCATCTCCCAATCGCTTTCTGATGCTGGTGACCCTGCCTTCAGCGCCAGCACTCAATATTGCTTGCCCTTGAGGAGACGGTGTGACGCTGCCTTGGGCAATAATCTCGGCATCAAGCGAACTTGGAGCCACATCGAAAATCCCGATCTCGGAGGCACGCAGTTGTTCTTTTGTCATTTCGACAACGCCTTCTTCTTCGGAATGATTTTCCTCCGCAGTGTCGGCAGCGCCTTGGTTTTCACCGTCGGTTGAGCCATAAAAAATTACTGCCAGCACAAGCGCAAACGCGATGGCCAGGCCAGTCATTATGATCCATTTCTTGTTGTTCATTTTATAGATCCTTGTTCAAATTTTGTGACCGACCGTGGGTCAAATGCTTGTTGTTCGGAGAAGAGCTTTCACCTAAAATACTGGATTCAGTAGAACTGCAGTCAGAGACCGCTACTGCGATGGATGTCACCATGAATAAACCAGTGAGAGCTACGAGCAGGACTAGGATTCCAGCTACTATTATCGCGCGATCTGTTTTTAGTATTTTCATCTATTTGGCTGCCAATCGCAGCAGCGTTATCACTGCTTCCGCTCGTGCGACTTTTGCTTCCAGCAGACTGAGTTCGGCAGTGTCTCTTGCCGCCGCTGCGTCCAAGACATCCAGCAGCGTAAACTTCCCGTATTGATATCCCAGTTGGGCCAGTCTTGAAGCTTCCTCAGCCTGAGGCAGCGTCTGGCTTTCCAGAGTTTCCACCCGGCTTTGTGTTGCTTCCAATTGATTGCTGGCAATATTATATTCCCGGTTGATCTCTACCAAACGCAGCGCGCGACGTGCCTCGGCTCCGCGAACGCTCGCTTCTGCAGCTTGAATGCTGCCCTGGTTGCGATTTCGAAACGGTATGGCAATCGAAGCACCTACGAGAAATGCAGTATCCCCGCTTTCTTCAAAACGTCTGGCACCGCCGCTTAACGTTAGATCCGGAACAGCATTTGCGCGTTCTCGCTCGACAATGGCACTGGCCGCGTCCCGGTTCGCTTCCACGGCTTTGATCTGCAAGGATTGGGACAGATCGGCCTCAAATTCCACGTCACCACCACTTAGCCAGACTGGCTCAACTTCCTGAGGCGGTGTTTGCGAGCCCCAAAGGGATGCAAGCAATAATCTGGCGGAATATTCCTCTGCTCTTGTGGCTTCCAGCGCTGCTTCCGCTTCGCCAAGCGCAGCGTCGGCGCGCAAAGCTCGAAGCGGCGGGTCACGGCCAGTTTCAACGAGGATTCTGGCAATCCTTGCCAGTTCCCGGTTGCGACCGACGACGCGCGTTGCAAAGTCAAGGCGGCTCTGAGCGGCAACTGCTTCTGTATATGCGAGCCGCACGGAACTGGCCAATTCGGCTTGAGAGATCGCAGCTTCTATTTCTGCCAAGCTTGTCAGCGCTCGCGCCGCACGTGTTCTTGCACCGCGTTTGCCGCCAAGCTCCAATTGTTGCCCAACAGAAACTGTATATTCCGTTGAACGCAGGCCTTTGAAAACGCCGCTTCCGGCGACGTTTTCAACCTCTACCGAGACCTCGGGATTTGGGCCGAGGCTGGCTTGTTTTTGGTTCCCGCGCGCTACAGCAATTTCTGCTTGGGAAATTTGCACGGCCGGTGATTCAGCTCCAGCGCGCACTAGGGCCTCATTTAAACTAAGACTCTGACTTTCCGCCAGAGCGGTAGTGGCAGGGCTCGCAGCAAGTAGTATTGCCGCACAAAGGCGCAGGCGCGCCATTTTCTTCAACATTTTTGAGAAATCCTCGCTTAACCAATTGAAATAACGCCATAAGTATGGCGCAAGTCACAATTAGTTCAGGCGCGAGGTGGTCGTTTTAAACGGGATGAATGCGCAGACAGCGCAAATTGATCGGCATTGCTGCTGTAGCTGGAACTTAGTAGATCCAATGATCCGTTAATGGCTACCAACCGGGCTGCGGTAACGCTGCCATTATGACAATGACCATGCGGACAAATTCCATGTTTACCAGCGTCATTATCCGAAGGGGCTTCATCCGAGTGCCCAGCGTCGGAAACCAACATCTGTTCAGCGCTCTGTGGTTCGCTCGCGCACTCAGCTGCTTCGGCAACCGTCATACTCGACATAATCAGAACGAGCAAAACCGCCATCAGGCGAAAGAGCCCTGACGTTTTTCTGTTTATGCCGCTGCGTTCATTCATGGTTCCGCTCAATACATTATCTCGTTAGTTCTTCAAGTGCCTTTGAACAATAACCTCAATATTTCATGAAGTTAGATATGTAATATCATTAAATTTGTGCCATTTTCAAAAGAATCTAGGGATTTTATTTTTATAAGCTCGAAACTCGTCACCATACATTTGGTCCAGCCACGGTTCTTCGAGAATGGGCGCGAACAAGTAGAGCACCGCCCAAAATCCCAACAGTATTGAGACCAAAATTGAATTGGCGATGAGCGCCCAACCCAATAGTCCCACCCAGGCCGTTACATAAACTGGATTGCGGCTTTTGGAAAAACACCCATCTTTCATCAGGCCGCGTTTTTCTCCAAATGCATTGCGCCATCCCATCTGCATGGTAATGCGGACGGCAAATCCAAAACCCAAGCAGAATAATACTGCACCTACCGCAATTGCAGGATAGCGCGTCGCAATATTGCTGATGTCAAATTCCAGCAACGACAGAAGGATCAACGGATATACAAAGCATCTGAAAAGAATCAGGAAGCTTTTATGCTGCCAACTTTCCTTGGAGGGTGGTGGCCAGAACTGAAAATTGTCGGTTCGGGCCGCAATCAGGGAGAGAAACATAATGATGCAAACCGAACCGAGGGATAGTGCAAAAAGGATTTTGGGTAAGGCGTCCACATTCATTTTAAATTCCGATCCGAGGGGCTAAATGGCCGCAAAACTGGGGACAGGCGGCGCCAGCGCTTGCTCAATCCCCATCTACTCCTCCTCTTCGCGAGATATAGATAGGGCCAAAGCTAGGTCTTCGGGATAGGGCATTGATTTGAACGCGCTTACGTCGGCGCGGCCTGTATTGCCCAATGGGAGGTTCCGTGTGAGATTTCCGAACGGAGCAAGCGCCAGGCGAATGATTTGTCCGCGAATTTCAGGACCATCGCGGGTTTCAAATGCATAACCCAGCATAGCGACATGTGAGCGAATGTGTGGCCAAAAAAAACCTTGGGCAAGGATGTGTTCGCGTTCTAGTGCGATCCACGAAGCCTTTCGATCGCGAGCAAGCCGGGATGTGCGGAAAGCTTGCCTTTCACGTGCGGCAAGTTCGAGAATGTTCTTTTTCGACATCAACCTTCTCCTGCGAGCAATTCGCGGCTTTTTTCAAACTTTTGTTCATCTCGCGCGTGCAAGATAATTTGAATTCCTCCGGTGATGGCTAAACCGGCCATTATTCCTGCAACTCCCAGATCGGGCCAAGCACTGCCGGTTCCCGCGACACCAACGGCAGCCGCAAGGACCGCAACATTGCTGATCGCATCGTTACGTGAACATATCCAGACAGACCGCATGTTCGCGTCGCCCGTCCGGTAACGAAAAAGCATCAGGGCAACGCCGACATTTACAAGCAACGCCAGCGTCCCAACGATGCCCATTGTTTCAGCAACCGGCGTCGTGCCGTTGAAAAGCGCCCATATGGCAGACCCCAGCACCCATAGGCCAAAAAGCAGAATTGTTACGCCTTTGAACAATGCAGCGCGTGATCGCCACGCAAGCGCCATTCCGGCCACACCAAGGCTGATCGCATAGTTGGCCGCATCACCAAAAAAGTCGAGCGCATCGGCCTGAAGCGCGCGTGAGTCCGCCTGAACGCCAGCGCCCATTTCTACGAAAAACATCGCAGCATTGAGGATGAGTGCGATCCAAAGTATACGCCGCCAGCGCTTATCATTCAGCGCATCTCCGGTTCCACAGGCATCGGCGCAGCAATTATCGGACATGGGTTTTCCTAGACAAATTTTGATTCGCCGATATTTATGCACCCTGTAGTAACTATAGGGTCAAGCGATGAAAATTGGAGCACTGGCAAAGGCGACAAAGACAAAGGTTGAAACCGTCCGCTACTATGAAAAAATCGGCCTGTTACCGCCCCCAGCACGAACGACTTCAAACTACCGGGATTATGGAAGCGACCATCTCGCCAGGCTTTCCTTCATCCGCCGTGCCCGAAATCTCGGCTTTACCCTGAAGGCACTACGCGAATTGCTGGAATTATCGGACAATCAAGATCAATCCTGTGAAGCAGTTGATGATATTGCGACCAGGCACCTTGCCGAGATTGATCAGAAAATTGACGACCTGACTACGCTGCGGTCTGAGCTGGATCGCTTGATTGGTGCTTGTCAGCATGGAACAGTAGGTGAATGCAAAATTATTGAGACGTTGGCACCAAGAATTTAGAGACGACAGATAAGGGCTAGCGCGTTGCGAGTTCCGTCAACAAATTTCGGTATCCAACAAATATCTTCGCAACCGCTTTCGGCCCTGTCGGAACCACACGTGAGGGACCAAAGCTGGGGCGCATTTCAGCCCGACGGCAATTGGACCGTCAACGGATCGACCGCAAGTAGCCTACAGCATTGACAAAACTGACGTTTCTTCACGCGTTTTAACAATTCCTGCGTCCGCCCTGTTAGCTGAGGTTAGCGGAACGCTGATTTCAATCGTTCCTACACGTAATCAATCCCAACTGGGACGCGGCGCGCCAGCATTGCGAGCTGGATACGTTGTTGACGGCTATTTCTCTGGTCGCTTGGCGGCGAATTCAGGGCGATCCGTGTTTTCGCATTCCAGAAGCCACCTTTGCGCTGATCGAAGGATATTTGCGGCAGCGGCCAGATGCGATCGCTACACCGATTCTGAAAGGAGAGCAGGTAAGTCTTATAGAGAAAGTCTGTGAGTTGGCAGCAGAGGCGGCATAAAGAGTTGCGCTTTCCGGCAGTTCCAACTTACTTCCGTGTAGAGTTGCGTGATAGGTTGGGATTGCCTAAAAGCCGCGTTCTCACCTGTGGCAAGGTAATCTTCTGGTCAGCGAAATCGCCAATCTTCGAAAATGCCTGCAATCCGATTTTAGGTCGGCTTCGCGCCCTATTTCCGGCATAGTATCTCGATTTATTCGGCCCGAATAGCTGACGCTCTTAATGGCTGTTCCGGACGAGAAGAAAAAAACAATGGCGAATATAAAATTCGGCTATACTTTTGGAGAGCAATTGAGCTGTCAAATTTAGTGAGAGTGGCTACTCACCGAGGCCTCTTTCGTGATATTTTTTCGCCGTTTAAACAGATAATATTTCTCAAGAGCAAAAAAACCGACGATCCCGGCAAATGAGATTGCTATGATCATTGGATCGCTTTCTAGCTTCATGGTTAGAAATGCCCCAAGAACAATCAAATCCAGTATGATTGCGCTGAGCAATATCCAACCTTTTGCTTCGACATCGTCTTTAAGATGACGATATACGCCCCAGTGGATTATCATGTCCATTACCAGATAAAATATGGCTCCCAACGAAGCTATCCGGCTCAAATCAAAGAACGCAGCTAACAGGCCTGCCGAGATAACTGTGAATACCAGCATGTGCTTTTGAATGTCGCCAGGCATCCCAAAATGACGGTGAGGAATGAGATTCATATCCGTAAGCATCGCGAGCATGCGCGATACGGCAAAAGCACTGGCAAGAAGCCCAGATGCGGTTGCGATGATTGCGACAGCAACTGTGAACCACACACCGTATTCACCAAAACTAGGACGCGCGGCCTCTGCCAAGGCGTAATCTTTGGCAGAGGTAATTTCGCTTATGCTAAGCGTTGAGCCCACAGCGAGCGCTACAGTCATATAGACTATCAGGCATATCCCCAGAGAGATCATGATGGCGCGCCCGACATTCCTCTCAGGCTCAACAACCTCACTGCCGCTATTCGTGATCGTGGTAAATCCCTTGAATGCCAAAATCGTCAGCGCAATCCCGGCAATAAAGCCGGTCGGCGAAGCGGCTTCGCTCGGCGCCGTTTGCGAAAACTCAAATGTGAAACCCGACGCCCAAAGAATCGTGAGGGAGAAAATCAGTATCCCGCCAATTTTCAAGATCGCTGTGATTGAGGAAATTGCGCCGATAATTTTGTTACCGGCGATATTAGCGATAAATGCAAACACGATCAGGCCGATCGCTAGTATCGGAACCAGCACGGATTCACGGCCTATATCGAACAGTTGAAGCGTGTAGGTTCCAAAAGTCCTGGCAACCAGGCTTTCGTTGATGATCATCGAGAAGGCCATCATTAAGGCAGCTGCGCCGGTAATCGTTGATGGCCCATATGATTTCTTGAGGATCATAGCGATGCCACCAGCCGACGGATATTTATTTGACATTTTGATATAGGTATAAGCGCTAAACCCGCTGATTACGGCCCCGATGAGAAACGCAAGGGGGAAAAGCGGCCCCGACAATTCGGCAATCTGACCCGTTAACGCGAATATGCCCGCACCGATCATGACGCCAGTTCCCATCGCTACGGTTCCCGCAAGCGTAAGACTGTTCTTACTATATGAGCTGCTTTGCATCTGTTTTACCTTTGGCATGTCGAAAATTTAGGGTTGAGGCTGACGCCTTGCAAACCAGAGGGATATCAGTGGGATTACTATCCACATCAGGATGGGAACGAGGCCTATATTTGTGCCGGGGGCCAAGGGCATGAGGTCACTGTATCTCCAACCCCAACCCCAATGAGTGGGAACGCTGGTAGCGATTTCTTCGATGATTACGGTAATTCCGATGCCGGTCAGCAGATAGATACCGATTTTCCCATAAGTTGGGCGATGCATCCAATGTCGGTCTCGTTTCAACACCGAGACCATCGTGTAAGCCAATACCAGTATTGCGGCATCTCCAAATGTGGCCCGGGTGCAACCTAGCGTGTTTTCCCAGGAGCTCGCTGACCCAACATCGAAAAATGGCATTTGCAGCATTTCCCAGATAAATGCCGTGAAAAACCCAAATGTAGCTATATGAACCTCAGGCTCTTTGTCGAACGTCATAAAGCGACAAACTTGGCTTTGAAAAGTGAAATAGAGCCCGTAGCCGTCGGGAAGGTCAGCGTTTTCTCCGTTATATATCCCGGCGCGACGAATATTTTTTCGAGTATGCCCTCTGCATTGTGTTTCGTGTCTTCGACACCATCAAGTTGCTGCACTGTCATTCGAAACGCCGCGCGCATGACTAGAGATTTCTGCATTGCATAATCTGCAATGTGCAGCTCGCCACCCGGTTTAAGCAAGCTGCGCATGATTTCGGCTATTTCGTTCTTTTTTTCGAGCGACACCTGATGAAACATCAGACTGGATGTAATTTTTGTCGGTTTCCAACCGATAGGCAGTGCCTCGTTCGATAGAAACCCAGGAATGAGGCTAATATTTGGACTGTGTATTTTCTTCGATGCTCGTTCGAGTGCTTCGATATCTGGATCAAGCCCAATGTAATCTGCTCCGGGACACTGCTCCGCCAAAACGGCCAGCAAGCTTCCGGTCCCACATCCCACATCCAATATCCTATCACCGGGAACAGGATTGATCTGCTTTGCCAATGCCGACCGCCAAGCGCTTTCTCGCGTCAGATGCCGGATGGCGAGATCATAGAAGGGTGTCAGGAATTTATAACCCAATGGCGGCGTGTAGGTTTCTTTTGCCATCAACGATTACAACGACTGACGGCGCAAGCGCAACGCGTTTCCGATGACGGAAACCGAAGATAGACTCATCGCTGCTGCTGCAATCATTGGGCTGAGCAAGACGCCAAACCAAGGATAGAGAATGCCCGCTGCAACCGGCACACCAAGTCCGTTATAGATGAACGCAAAGAACAGGTTTTGCCGGATATTGCCCATCGTGAGCAGGCTGAGATGACGCGCTTTGGCAATGCCGCCCAAGTCACCTTTGACGAGCGTGATACCGGCGCTCTCCATCGCCACATCAGTGCCAGTGCCCATAGCAATCCCCACATCGGCCTTGGCTAGCGCGGGAGCGTCATTGATGCCGTCTCCTGCCATTGCTACCATTTTACCCGCAGCTTGAAGTTCGCTGATAACCCTGTGTTTGTCTTCGGGTGACACATTGGCGTGGATTTCATCGATCCCTATCATTTTGCCAACGGCTTGCGCGGTGGCTTTAGCATCTCCGGTCAACATGACCACTCGGATACTGGCTTTGTGCAGCGCTTTGATCGCCTCCGCCGTGGTCAGCTTGATCGGATCGGCGACACCGATGAGACCAGCAGGCTTGCCGTCGACGGCCACAAACATAACGGTTTGCCCTTGTGATCGGCCGTCCTGCGCCTTGGCAATCAGGTCCGCGCTCGTGGCACCGAGCCGGTCCATCATTTTTTCATTGCCGATGGCAACGCGCTTACCGCGTGCGCTGGCTTCAACCCCTTCGCCCGTCACCGACTGAAAGTCGGTTGCCGCATCAAACGAAAGCCCCTTTTCCTTGGCGCCGGTTACAATTGCGGCTGCTAGCGGATGTTCACTCGCCATTTCGATTGCGGCAACAAGCGCAAGCATTTCGTCGCTGTCAAAACCCTTTTCCGGTTCGACCGAAACCAGCTTGGGCTTACCCTCGGTGAGCGTGCCGGTCTTGTCGACCACGATGGTGTCAATCTTTTCCAGAGTTTCGAGCGCCTCGGCATTCTTTATCAAGATACCGTTTTGCGCGCCTTTGCCAGTGCCGACCATGATCGACATCGGAGTAGCCAGGCCAAGCGCACAAGGACACGCGATTATGAGGACTGCGACCGCATTGACTAAACCATAAGCCAGCGCCGGTTCCGGACCCCATATCGACCAGACAATAAACGTGGCAATGGCGATTAGAACCACAGCAGGCACGAACAGGCCAGCGACCGTATCAGCCAGTTTCTGGATAGGAGCACGGCTACGCTGTGCTTCGGCGACCATCTGGACGATCTTGGCCAGAAGAGTATCCTTACCAACGCGTTCGGCGGTCATGATAAAGCTGCCAGTCTGGTTCACCGTGCCGCCGGTGACAACATCACCTTCGGTTTTAGCAACCGGTATTGGTTCACCCGTAATCATTGATTGATCAATCGTGCTGGACCCGTTGGCGATGGTGCCATCGACGGGAACTTTATCGCCTGGACGGACGCGCAAGCTGTCGCCGCTCTGCACCAGGTCGAGAGATATTTCCTCTTCCGAGCCATCCGCGCTAACGCGCAGCGCGATTGGAGGTGCCAGTTCAAGCAACGCGCGCAGCGCACTTGATGTCTGTCCGCGCGCTTTCAGTTCCAGCACCTGGCCCAGTAATACCAGGGTCGTGATGACGGCCGCTGCTTCGAAATAGACAGCCACGCCGCCATCGTGACCACGAAAGGCAGCGGGAAAAATGCTTGGAAACAGCGTTGCAACAAGACTGAATCCATAAGCCACCGCCACGCCGAGGCCAATTAGCGTGAACATATTGAGGTTCATGGTTTTGAGCGAGTTCACGCCGCGCACAAAGAACGGCCAAGCGCCCCACAGAACGACCGGTGAAGCCAGCAAGAGCTGCAACCATTGTGATACTCCTGGCGCAAATAGTCCTTCAAACGGTTTACCCGGAATAAGGTCGCCCATCGCGTAAATAAACAGCGGGACAGAAAACAACGCACTGACCCAGAAGCGCTTGCGCATATCCAGATATTCGGGATCGGGGCCGGTATCGAGACTAAAGGTCTCGGGTTCAAGTGCCATCCCACAGATCGGACAAGAACCCGGACCTTCTTGCCGAATTGCTGGATGCATCGGGCAGGTGTAGATCGTGCCCGTTGGAACATTTTCTGCAACTTCGCGGTGCTTTCCGGTGAGGTAATGCGCGGGGTCGGCGACAAATTTGGTTTTGCATCCAGCTGAACAGAAATGATAATCCCGAGCCGCATGATGCGTATGATGCTCGCTCTTGCTCGGATCAACATCCATGCCGCATACGGGGTCTTTTGCTGTCCCTGCGGCAGCCTCTTTGTCTTTGCAGCAGCCCAATTTGGCGGTCTCGCTATCATTCTCAGACATGATCAGCACCTGCAACCTTGTGGCTTATCCATGCGCGCAGCGGGACAACCAACAATGCAATATACCACCCGTAAAGAAAGCTACCGACTGCGCCTGCAAGAAAACCTTGTAAAGTCAGCCACTCAAATCCGGGCAGCAACGGGGCCCAAGACTCATGCATATGCATTGATTGTGGCGCTAAAAGGCCAAATCCAATGCAGATGAGGTAGCTGAAAAGCAAAAACAGGCTCAGAGTCCAGCCCCATATGAGGATTTGTTTGCGGTTTGAAACATGAGTCATTTCTAGCTCCTCTAATCGTTAGCGAAATATACTATAGGGGGGTATAGTAGTAAGGCAAGAAATTGTCAAGGTTGATGGCGCCGCCGCTTTCGATTGATCACGCTCCAAAATTTGGCATAAGGGCATCATGACAGACAAATTCACCAAAGAAATCGTGCGCATGCGAAAGATCGAAGGTCAAGCGCGCGGAATAGCTAAAATGATGGAAGATGATCGCTATTGTATCGATATCCTCCAGCAATTTTCCGCGATGGAAGCCGCCCTTCGCTCAACCAAAATGAAAATTCTGGAAATCCACACCAATCATTGCGTCGAGGAAGCTTTGATCTCGGGCAGCAAAGCTGACCAGAAAGAGAAAGTTGCGGAATTGGTGAAGCTGTTCGGCAAGATGGGGAGATAGTCTGACCCAAAGAATTGTAAAGCGGAGCTCCGAGCCAGACTATTCTCTTATTTTGGCGCATCTTTTTTGGGCTTCTTCATGCTATGATCCATCTTCGAATGGTCCATCTTCGAGTGATCCATCATCTGGCAGGACATTTTGCCATCTGCACCCTTCATCATCATGCCCGGCATTTTCATA
This genomic window contains:
- a CDS encoding cation transporter, which encodes MSDNCCADACGTGDALNDKRWRRILWIALILNAAMFFVEMGAGVQADSRALQADALDFFGDAANYAISLGVAGMALAWRSRAALFKGVTILLFGLWVLGSAIWALFNGTTPVAETMGIVGTLALLVNVGVALMLFRYRTGDANMRSVWICSRNDAISNVAVLAAAVGVAGTGSAWPDLGVAGIMAGLAITGGIQIILHARDEQKFEKSRELLAGEG
- a CDS encoding metal-sensitive transcriptional regulator, translated to MTDKFTKEIVRMRKIEGQARGIAKMMEDDRYCIDILQQFSAMEAALRSTKMKILEIHTNHCVEEALISGSKADQKEKVAELVKLFGKMGR
- a CDS encoding heavy metal translocating P-type ATPase, with product MSENDSETAKLGCCKDKEAAAGTAKDPVCGMDVDPSKSEHHTHHAARDYHFCSAGCKTKFVADPAHYLTGKHREVAENVPTGTIYTCPMHPAIRQEGPGSCPICGMALEPETFSLDTGPDPEYLDMRKRFWVSALFSVPLFIYAMGDLIPGKPFEGLFAPGVSQWLQLLLASPVVLWGAWPFFVRGVNSLKTMNLNMFTLIGLGVAVAYGFSLVATLFPSIFPAAFRGHDGGVAVYFEAAAVITTLVLLGQVLELKARGQTSSALRALLELAPPIALRVSADGSEEEISLDLVQSGDSLRVRPGDKVPVDGTIANGSSTIDQSMITGEPIPVAKTEGDVVTGGTVNQTGSFIMTAERVGKDTLLAKIVQMVAEAQRSRAPIQKLADTVAGLFVPAVVLIAIATFIVWSIWGPEPALAYGLVNAVAVLIIACPCALGLATPMSIMVGTGKGAQNGILIKNAEALETLEKIDTIVVDKTGTLTEGKPKLVSVEPEKGFDSDEMLALVAAIEMASEHPLAAAIVTGAKEKGLSFDAATDFQSVTGEGVEASARGKRVAIGNEKMMDRLGATSADLIAKAQDGRSQGQTVMFVAVDGKPAGLIGVADPIKLTTAEAIKALHKASIRVVMLTGDAKATAQAVGKMIGIDEIHANVSPEDKHRVISELQAAGKMVAMAGDGINDAPALAKADVGIAMGTGTDVAMESAGITLVKGDLGGIAKARHLSLLTMGNIRQNLFFAFIYNGLGVPVAAGILYPWFGVLLSPMIAAAAMSLSSVSVIGNALRLRRQSL
- a CDS encoding TolC family protein, with the protein product MLKKMARLRLCAAILLAASPATTALAESQSLSLNEALVRAGAESPAVQISQAEIAVARGNQKQASLGPNPEVSVEVENVAGSGVFKGLRSTEYTVSVGQQLELGGKRGARTRAARALTSLAEIEAAISQAELASSVRLAYTEAVAAQSRLDFATRVVGRNRELARIARILVETGRDPPLRALRADAALGEAEAALEATRAEEYSARLLLASLWGSQTPPQEVEPVWLSGGDVEFEADLSQSLQIKAVEANRDAASAIVERERANAVPDLTLSGGARRFEESGDTAFLVGASIAIPFRNRNQGSIQAAEASVRGAEARRALRLVEINREYNIASNQLEATQSRVETLESQTLPQAEEASRLAQLGYQYGKFTLLDVLDAAAARDTAELSLLEAKVARAEAVITLLRLAAK
- a CDS encoding MerR family transcriptional regulator; this translates as MKIGALAKATKTKVETVRYYEKIGLLPPPARTTSNYRDYGSDHLARLSFIRRARNLGFTLKALRELLELSDNQDQSCEAVDDIATRHLAEIDQKIDDLTTLRSELDRLIGACQHGTVGECKIIETLAPRI
- a CDS encoding DUF3703 domain-containing protein; the encoded protein is MSKKNILELAARERQAFRTSRLARDRKASWIALEREHILAQGFFWPHIRSHVAMLGYAFETRDGPEIRGQIIRLALAPFGNLTRNLPLGNTGRADVSAFKSMPYPEDLALALSISREEEE
- a CDS encoding efflux RND transporter periplasmic adaptor subunit, encoding MNNKKWIIMTGLAIAFALVLAVIFYGSTDGENQGAADTAEENHSEEEGVVEMTKEQLRASEIGIFDVAPSSLDAEIIAQGSVTPSPQGQAILSAGAEGRVTSIRKRLGDAVRRGETVATIESREAAAISSEVTSAASRAALTRSQLNREQRLYDEKITARADLETARAENQQASAEARRASQAAAAAGVSGRFIAVRSPIGGRITSSPAILGSYVTAQDELFRIANPNLIQIEAAVPAEDARQISTGAAATVETPEGEISARVLAVTPAADPENRAAIVVLAPASGATLVPGEYVRVRILQQTTSNQSTALIVPAEAVQSVEGRNVVFVKTKSGFRARPVTTGAKSGGRIEIVDGLKAGEQIAGKNAFLLKSELGRGEAEH
- a CDS encoding class I SAM-dependent methyltransferase, with the translated sequence MAKETYTPPLGYKFLTPFYDLAIRHLTRESAWRSALAKQINPVPGDRILDVGCGTGSLLAVLAEQCPGADYIGLDPDIEALERASKKIHSPNISLIPGFLSNEALPIGWKPTKITSSLMFHQVSLEKKNEIAEIMRSLLKPGGELHIADYAMQKSLVMRAAFRMTVQQLDGVEDTKHNAEGILEKIFVAPGYITEKTLTFPTATGSISLFKAKFVAL
- a CDS encoding APC family permease, which codes for MPKVKQMQSSSYSKNSLTLAGTVAMGTGVMIGAGIFALTGQIAELSGPLFPLAFLIGAVISGFSAYTYIKMSNKYPSAGGIAMILKKSYGPSTITGAAALMMAFSMIINESLVARTFGTYTLQLFDIGRESVLVPILAIGLIVFAFIANIAGNKIIGAISSITAILKIGGILIFSLTILWASGFTFEFSQTAPSEAASPTGFIAGIALTILAFKGFTTITNSGSEVVEPERNVGRAIMISLGICLIVYMTVALAVGSTLSISEITSAKDYALAEAARPSFGEYGVWFTVAVAIIATASGLLASAFAVSRMLAMLTDMNLIPHRHFGMPGDIQKHMLVFTVISAGLLAAFFDLSRIASLGAIFYLVMDMIIHWGVYRHLKDDVEAKGWILLSAIILDLIVLGAFLTMKLESDPMIIAISFAGIVGFFALEKYYLFKRRKNITKEASVSSHSH
- a CDS encoding methyltransferase family protein, whose protein sequence is MNVDALPKILFALSLGSVCIIMFLSLIAARTDNFQFWPPPSKESWQHKSFLILFRCFVYPLILLSLLEFDISNIATRYPAIAVGAVLFCLGFGFAVRITMQMGWRNAFGEKRGLMKDGCFSKSRNPVYVTAWVGLLGWALIANSILVSILLGFWAVLYLFAPILEEPWLDQMYGDEFRAYKNKIPRFF